In Ignavibacteria bacterium, the sequence CAGATACCTTTGAAGCGAAGCTTTGAACAGGGTGGAATGAACCCGTCACAGCGCCTTTTGCCGCAAGAGCTGAAAGTGCATCACTAGTTAAAGCTCCTGAAGTATGATATATAAACTTATTCTTCAGGTCAGCTTTTGCGCGCAGCAGCTTTTGTACTACCTGCTCTATTTTTGAATCCTGTACACAAATTAAAATAAGGGTACTTTTTTCAGCAAGCTTTTTAAACATTTCATCCTTTATGCTGCGGCTTTTAATTGCTGCAATATTCCCGAATTTACCCGTGTGTTTTAATTCATGGTAAAGGTGCGAGCCCAGCTTCCCGAACCCGATGATCAGTATATTATCAGCTCTTTTCTTAGTAGTCATTTTTACTTCTTAAGGATATTGTTACGGGACCCTCATTTACAAGCTTTACCTTCATCATCGCGCCGAACTCACCGGTATGTACTTTATCGAACCCAATCAGGTTCTTCACTTCACGGATGAAATACTCATACAGCTCATTTGCCTTCTTGGGCTCTGCAGCATCAGTAAAGCTTGGGCGGTTACCGTGCCGTGTATCGGCATGCAGAGTAAACTGCGAAACTATGGTCATATCAAGTCCGGTTTCAAGCAGTGATAAGTTCATCTTTTCATTTTCATCCTGAAAGATCCGCAGGTTTACGGTTTTTGCCGCCAGGTACTCGGCGTCCTGTTCGGTGTCATCCTGTTTTACGCCAAGCAAAACAAGCAGCCCCCCGCGCATACTTGAAATTATTTCTGATTTTACCGTAACGTTACATTCTGCAACTCTTTGTATTAATGCAATCATTGTTTTGCTTTGTTGTTAATTTCCAGTACCCGCGGTAATTTAATCAAGTCCCGGTGAATATTGTATTCACTTATATTACTTTCACTCAAAAGCTTCACTATGCTCTCTTTTTTACCGTCGCCAATTTCAAGAAAAACTGCCGGTTTATTTATTGAGCCGTTATAGAGCTCAAATATTCTTTTATAAAATGAAAGCCCGTCGCCGCTATCTGTGAGGGCAATATAAGGCTCATAAGCGTTCACTTCTTCATTCAGTCCCGGCACATCTGCCGCTGAAATATACGGCGGGTTAGAAACAATAATATCATAGCCTTCAAATGT encodes:
- the dtd gene encoding D-tyrosyl-tRNA(Tyr) deacylase, with protein sequence MIALIQRVAECNVTVKSEIISSMRGGLLVLLGVKQDDTEQDAEYLAAKTVNLRIFQDENEKMNLSLLETGLDMTIVSQFTLHADTRHGNRPSFTDAAEPKKANELYEYFIREVKNLIGFDKVHTGEFGAMMKVKLVNEGPVTISLRSKNDY